A single genomic interval of Megalobrama amblycephala isolate DHTTF-2021 linkage group LG15, ASM1881202v1, whole genome shotgun sequence harbors:
- the phrf1 gene encoding PHD and RING finger domain-containing protein 1 isoform X1 yields MDEEDSQDELINRNVSHGKGKRPAMSIISDDEDDSEDEGESEEGETGSEEDDDDDEVEDVLDGEEEEEDDEGESENEDSVSVLEGAAGNVPVDAAGLSSDEDSEKCPICLNSFHEQPVATPESCEHYFCLDCILEWSKNANSCPVDRIVFNNILLRKCHGGKVQKTIAVKKPVKPGEEQVDVDLDQTSCEVCGGRDREDRLLLCDGCDAGYHMECLTPPLDAVPVEEWFCPECIANNRTSGSEQISEEESSSLPTTSRSQSRPTRAIARTQQSERVRANVNRHRITQARTAAQLAPRYMMQSTWLDETINAVVAGLNTAVYVRDLTPRPRPRRRRKTVKRRKTKSKSSAVSEGKTTKSMGVRRRRKRKVRKSKLRRKLVKKKETNSRGRIARNLGIKKPKPGSIIPSVYRPSEYSLGSMRAEIGAASLSVYGDPFDLDPFDDREDEIQVPTPSSVLDAKRRGLSRSALRSHQPVARPISAGLSRQGVSIPQVEAPVPDLLGSILSGQSMLLMDSSDVVINRDGSLKATKPVSLSLPRNTTPRESSSGETANTPNSETSPIHPFEQPGPSSSPLRRSTPVHNSHGSCSTPQNPTSPPIHSPLLPHSHPSPLGQPHLHPGALHRPITLNPPRPGNGHLSTNGIRGQPLSRVSNSSSDSPHQDKEGTARQPPVRKPPPKPVWVDVSVLPRIPKIKRDSTSSANSSSDSSSSTLPGSSATSLAGNTGRERTVDQQGMGTSQQNRTVDAQRQRADRTGASSSFSSSFTSTTSSFSASANSRPSSSSVSFRINTSGNPWQARRLPASGGTLPGNDEESLKKSNKSKQILLSLKRKVKEEKCEVYDPFNPTGSDSSDNEPEGEGLDVGTQNTESQVAVGVNEDACHQIKSEPMSEDSDMERDSEMCAEVKTEPDPCRDEPCKQSPHHSDTIDSQATSGASINSTICEASIDPGSHETPESPFRKTQEHSRSSSSCSDRNVKLEVKSEPEAKPPPVRPQSKSLEESLANLQQASKGNGVCKELPSVSGAFNATNIMERPHQSQCKDRKRSPSTSQSLSSKDSHKKKHSRSKEKRRSRSRSRDRRRSRSKSKERQRSRSKERRRQRSRDRRCSSSSSSRERKTSGRRVSRERNDNRGRERRKKRSKERRRSRSFSRSRSRERRRTSKDKGDNRLKRQKSRSRSTSRERKRREDRSETSRRTERSSHKSAEPMSTELHEPTIGSVKSTTTVKTEKDARAHEYGTASFKPSIKQETRLVDITTYGLGSSRHSDQTRAVKESKEEVSLELLKLKKLKQEEPRPISAVKELKDLKKEEDLGLNLYGELDVEIATHGLGSSKHGDRTKTVKESKENVSLELLKPKKLKREEPLPISAVKELKDFKKEEELGLNLYGELDVEIATHGLGSSKHGDQTTTVKESKEDVSFELLKPKKIKEEEPQPISTVKELKDFKEEELGLNLYGELDGDITTHGLGSSKHSDQITTVKESKEEVSLELLKPKQFKQEEPWPISAVKELKDFKQEEELGLNCGELYGVKEMKNEEMMSLNIFSKESPNRNEINLKSVDLEKSLTGFQDEMQVQEMVEPKQNKIEQIWPDEDDSPSCRDNPLVISLDTPDIDAVNCKKEPTESYQSPLLEEDMELSPLQPPDPPIKQEPVMSSDEDISVDYLIDNLDFIKKEMSESSVADSTEDPKSTTPEAPTGNKQITETVAAGAKSKPQGKRVTWNLQEPVEPQSEKLSKLALFKLKLKQEGSRRSATSQQTSSQDKALSKADTKLTATVSSLPPQDESSKPKSRKEAIQDPNQKDKYMKKLHMQERAIEEVKLAIKPFYQKRDITKEEYKEILRKAVQKVCHSKSGEINPVKVVNLVKAYVDKYKHARKHKKDETGQSQNADVPKDFQTSV; encoded by the exons ATGGATGAGGAGGACAGCCAGGATGAGCTGATCAACAGGAATGTCTCCCATGGAAAAGGAAAAAGACCTGCCATGTCCATCATCTCTGATGACG AGGACGACTCTGAAGATGAGGGGGAATCAGAGGAAGGAGAAACAGGCAGcgaggaagatgatgatgatgatgaagtgGAGGATGTCCTtgatggagaggaggaggaggaagatgatgagggtgaaagtgaaa ATGAGGACTCCGTCAGTGTCCTGGAAGGAGCTGCAGGGAATGTTCCTGTGGATGCAGCTGGCCTGAGCTCAGATGAGGACTCAGAGAAATGCCCCATCTGCCTGAACTCATTCCACGAGCAGCCCGTGGCCACACCGGAGTCTTGCGAACACTACTTCTGTCTGGACTGCATTCTGGAATGGTCAAAG aatgcCAACTCGTGTCCTGTGGACCGAATAGTCTTTAATAACATTCTCCTGAGAAAGTGCCATGGTGGGAAAGTTCAAAAAACA ATTGCAGTTAAGAAGCCTGTAAAACCTGGGGAGGAACAGGTGGACGTGGACCTGGATCAGACCAGCTGTGAAGTTTGCGGGGGTCGAGACCGTGAAGATCGTCTCCTGCTGTGTGATGGCTGTGATGCTGG GTATCACATGGAATGTCTCACACCGCCTCTGGATGCTGTACCTGTAGAGGAATGGTTCTGCCCAGAGTGCATCGCCAACAACCGCACATCAG GTTCTGAACAAATTAGTGAAGAGGAGAGCAGCTCTCTCCCCACCACCAGCCGTTCCCAGTCTAGACCAACCCGAGCTATCGCACGGACCCAGCAGAGTGAACGAGTTCGGGCCAACGTCAACAGACATCGTATCACACAGGCACGCACAGCAGCACAG CTTGCTCCCAGATATATGATGCAGTCCACATGGTTGGATGAGACCATCAATGCTGTAGTGGCCGGACTCAACACAGCCGTGTATGTGCGAGACTTGACTCCTCGCCCCAGACCCCGCCGGAGGAGAAAGACAG TTAAAAGAAGGAAAACCAAAAGCAAATCCTCAGCAGTCTCAGAGGggaaaacaacaaaaagcatGGGAGTGAGGAGAAGACGGAAACGCAAAGTGAGGAAGTCAAAATTGAGAAGAAAACTG GTCAAAAAGAAGGAAACGAATTCCAGAGGTCGTATTGCAAGGAATTTAGGGATTAAGAAGCCCAAGCCCGGTTCCATCATTCCCTCAGTTTATCGGCCTTCAGAGTACAGTTTAGGAAGTATGCGGGCAGAAATCGGTGCAGCCTCCCTCTCTGTTTACGGAGATCCCTTTGACCTAGACCCCTTTGACGATAG GGAGGATGAGATTCAAGTTCCAACACCATCCTCTGTTCTGGATGCCAAACGCCGTGGCCTCTCCCGTTCTGCCTTGCGGTCCCATCAGCCTGTGGCCAGACCCATATCTGCCGGCCTCTCCAG GCAAGGTGTGAGTATCCCACAGGTGGAAGCCCCTGTACCAGACCTGCTGGGGAGTATTCTCAGTGGTCAGAGCATGCTTCTCATGGACAGCTCTGATGTGGTCATCAACAGAGATGGTTCCCTCAAAGCAACCAAACCTG TGTCCCTGTCCTTGCCAAGGAACACTACCCCTAGAGAATCAAGCTCAGGGGAAACCGCAAACACACCAAACTCAGAAACGAGTCCCATCCACCCCTTTGAACAGCCTGGTCCTTCCTCTAGCCCATTAAGGAGGTCCACACCAGTACACAATTCTCATGGGTCCTGTTCCACACCACAGAATCCCACATCTCCACCCATACACTCTCCACTTCTTCCTCATTCTCACCCATCTCCTTTGGGACAGCCCCATTTGCATCCAGGTGCTCTTCACAGGCCCATCACCCTAAATCCACCAAGACCTGGAAATGGTCACTTGAGCACTAATGGGATTAGAGGTCAACCCCTCTCAAGGGTGTCAAATAGCTCTTCTGACTCTCCCCATCAAGACAAGGAGGGTACTGCCCGACAACCGCCTGTGAGAAAGCCCCCTCCAAAGCCTGTATGGGTGGATGTTTCTGTATTGCCAAGGATACCAAAAATTAAAAGGGACAGTACCTCCAGTGCAAATAGTAGCAGTGACAGCAGTAGCAGTACTTTGCCTGGGTCTTCAGCGACCAGCTTAGCAGGGAATACAGGTAGGGAACGTACCGTTGACCAGCAAGGAATGGGTACAAGTCAGCAAAACAGGACAGTGGATGCTCAGAGGCAAAGAGCAGACCGAACTGGTGCCTCTTCTTCATTTTCTAGCTCTTTCACCTCCACTACATCATCTTTCAGTGCCTCTGCAAACTCACGCCCGTCCTCCTCCTCCGTCAGTTTCCGTATAAACACGAGTGGAAACCCATGGCAAGCTCGGCGACTTCCTGCATCAGGAGGGACTCTGCCTGGGAATGATGAGGAATCATTAAAGAAGAGTAATAAAAGTAAACAGATACTGTtgtctttaaaaagaaaagtcaAAGAGGAGAAGTGTGAAGTCTATGACCCCTTTAACCCTACAGGGTCTGATTCATCTGATAATGAACCAGAAGGTGAGGGTCTTGATGTTGGCACTCAAAATACTGAGTCTCAGGTGGCAGTTGGAGTCAATGAGGATGCCTGTCATCAAATCAAGTCTGAGCCTATGAGTGAGGACTCAGATATGGAGAGAGACTCGGAAATGTGTGCAGAAGTTAAAACAGAACCAGATCCTTGCAGAGACGAACCGTGCAAACAATCACcacatcattcagacacaatCGACAGTCAGGCTACCTCAGGAGCTTCTATAAATTCTACTATATGCGAAGCTAGCATAGATCCTGGAAGTCATGAAACACCAGAAAGTCCATTTCGGAAAACTCAGGAGCACTCCAGATCAAGCTCATCATGCAGTGACAGAAACGTTAAATTGGAGGTGAAGTCTGAGCCTGAGGCTAAACCTCCACCCGTCAGGCCCCAATCAAAGTCCCTTGAAGAGTCTCTAGCAAATCTACAACAAGCTTCCAAAGGAAATGGGGTGTGTAAAGAGCTACCTTCAGTCAGTGGTGCCTTTAATGCTACTAACATAATGGAAAGACCTCACCAGTCCCAGTGCAAGGATAGGAAGCGGTCCCCATCAACCTCGCAAAGCCTTTCATCTAAAGACTCCCATAAAAAGAAGCACTCAAGGTCAAAAGAAAAGAGGAGGTCACGCTCAAGATCAAGAGACCGGCGGCGATCCCGTTCAAAATCAAAAGAGAGGCAGCGCTCAAGATCGAAAGAGAGAAGACGTCAACGGTCAAGAGACAGGAGGTGTTCCTCGAGTTCCAGCAGTAGAGAGAGGAAGACAAGTGGGAGAAGAGTGAGTCGTGAGAGGAATGACAACCGAGGGAGAGAAAGACGAAAGAAGAGATCAAAAGAAAGAAGGCGATCTCGTTCGTTCTCTAGATCTAGGTCCAGAGAAAGGAGGAGAACATCAAAGGATAAGGGTGACAATAGGTTAAAGAGACAAAAGTCAAGATCAAGATCAACGTCTAGAGAGCGGAAAAGGCGAGAGGATCGATCAGAGACCTCTCGGCGTACGGAAAGGAGCTCCCATAAGTCTGCAGAGCCCATGTCTACTGAGTTACATGAGCCCACTATTGGTTCAGTCAAGTCTACAACGACGGTGAAGACAGAGAAAGATGCAAGAGCACACGAATATGGGACTGCTTCATTTAAACCATCAATTAAACAAGAGACTCGGTTGGTTGACATCACAACTTATGGTCTTGGGTCATCAAGACATAGTGACCAGACTAGAGCAGTTAAAGAAAGCAAGGAAGAGGTTTCACTTGAGCTGCTTAAGCTCAAGAAGTTGAAACAAGAGGAACCTCGGCCCATTAGTGCTGTCAAGGAGTTGAAAGATCTCAAAAAGGAGGAGGATCTGGGTCTTAACTTGTATGGAGAATTAGATGTTGAGATCGCAACTCATGGTCTTGGGTCATCAAAACATGGTGACCGGACTAAAACAGTTAAAGAAAGCAAGGAAAATGTTTCACTTGAGCTGCTTAAGcccaaaaaattaaaacgaGAGGAACCTCTGCCCATTAGTGCTGTCAAGGAGTTGAAAGATTTCAAAAAGGAGGAGGAACTCGGACTTAACTTGTATGGAGAATTAGATGTTGAGATCGCAACTCATGGTCTTGGGTCATCAAAACATGGTGACCAGACTACAACAGTTAAAGAAAGCAAGGAAGATGTTTCCTTTGAGCTGCTTAagcccaaaaaaattaaagaagaGGAACCTCAGCCAATTAGCACTGTCAAGGAGTTGAAAGATTTCAAAGAGGAGGAACTCGGCCTTAACTTGTATGGAGAATTAGATGGTGACATCACAACTCATGGTCTTGGGTCATCAAAACATAGTGACCAGATTACAACAGTTAAAGAAAGCAAGGAAGAGGTTTCGCTTGAGCTGCTTAAGCCCAAACAGTTTAAACAAGAGGAACCTTGGCCCATTAGTGCTGTCAAGGAGTTGAAAGATTTCAAACAGGAGGAGGAACTCGGTCTTAACTGTGGAGAATTATATGGTGTTAAAGAGATGAAAAATGAAGAGATGATGTCTTTAAACATCTTCAGCAAGGAATCACCAAATCGTaatgaaattaatttgaaaagtgttgatttaGAAAAGAGCCTCACTGGCTTTCAGGATGAAATGCAAGTGCAAGAAATGGTTGAGccaaaacagaataaaattgAGCAAATATGGCCTGATGAAGATGATTCACCAAGCTGCCGTGACAACCCTCTTGTCATCAGTTTGGATACACCTGACATAGACGCCGTGAACTGTAAAAAGGAGCCCACTGAGTCATATCAGTCGCCACTTTTAGAGGAGGACATGGAGTTGTCCCCTCTCCAACCACCAGATCCCCCAATAAAACAAGAACCTGTTATGTCGTCCGATGAAGATATTAGCGTTGATTACTTGATTGATAATTTGGACTTCATTAAGAAAGAAATGAGTGAGAGCTCTGTGGCCGACTCAACAGAAGACCCCAAATCCACCACTCCAGAGGCTCCAACAGGGAATAAGCAAATTACTGAAACAGTTGCAGCTGGTGCAAAGTCTAAACCACAGGGCAAAAGAGTTACTTGGAATTTGCAGGAACCAGTAGAACCCCAGTCTGAGAAATTAAGCA AACTTGCTCTCTTCAAACTAAAACTCAAGCAAGAAGGGTCGCGAAGGTCTGCTACATCCCAACAAACCTCCAGTCAG GACAAAGCTTTATCTAAGGCTGATACAAAACTCACAGCAACAGTCTCCAGCCTTCCTCCCCAAGATGAATCCAGCAAACCAAAATCCCGCAAAGAAGCTATACAAGACCCCAATCAGAAAGATAAG TACATGAAGAAACTTCATATGCAAGAGCGAGCAATAGAGGAGGTCAAACTTGCAATAAAGCCCTTTTATCAGAAAAGAGACATCACAAAGGAAGAGTACAAAGAGATTTTGCGGAAAGCCGTTCAGAAG GTGTGTCATAGCAAGAGCGGTGAGATCAACCCGGTGAAGGTAGTTAACCTGGTCAAAGCCTATGTGGATAAGTATAAACATGCAAGAAAACACAAGAAAGATGAAACTGGACAAAGCCAAAACGCAGATGTCCCGAAAGACTTCCAAACTTCAGTGTGA
- the phrf1 gene encoding PHD and RING finger domain-containing protein 1 isoform X3, whose amino-acid sequence MDEEDSQDELINRNVSHGKGKRPAMSIISDDEDDSEDEGESEEGETGSEEDDDDDEVEDVLDGEEEEEDDEGESENEDSVSVLEGAAGNVPVDAAGLSSDEDSEKCPICLNSFHEQPVATPESCEHYFCLDCILEWSKNANSCPVDRIVFNNILLRKCHGGKVQKTIAVKKPVKPGEEQVDVDLDQTSCEVCGGRDREDRLLLCDGCDAGYHMECLTPPLDAVPVEEWFCPECIANNRTSGSEQISEEESSSLPTTSRSQSRPTRAIARTQQSERVRANVNRHRITQARTAAQLAPRYMMQSTWLDETINAVVAGLNTAVYVRDLTPRPRPRRRRKTVKRRKTKSKSSAVSEGKTTKSMGVRRRRKRKVRKSKLRRKLVKKKETNSRGRIARNLGIKKPKPGSIIPSVYRPSEYSLGSMRAEIGAASLSVYGDPFDLDPFDDREDEIQVPTPSSVLDAKRRGLSRSALRSHQPVARPISAGLSRQGVSIPQVEAPVPDLLGSILSGQSMLLMDSSDVVINRDGSLKATKPVSLSLPRNTTPRESSSGETANTPNSETSPIHPFEQPGPSSSPLRRSTPVHNSHGSCSTPQNPTSPPIHSPLLPHSHPSPLGQPHLHPGALHRPITLNPPRPGNGHLSTNGIRGQPLSRVSNSSSDSPHQDKEGTARQPPVRKPPPKPVWVDVSVLPRIPKIKRDSTSSANSSSDSSSSTLPGSSATSLAGNTGRERTVDQQGMGTSQQNRTVDAQRQRADRTGASSSFSSSFTSTTSSFSASANSRPSSSSVSFRINTSGNPWQARRLPASGGTLPGNDEESLKKSNKSKQILLSLKRKVKEEKCEVYDPFNPTGSDSSDNEPEGEGLDVGTQNTESQVAVGVNEDACHQIKSEPMSEDSDMERDSEMCAEVKTEPDPCRDEPCKQSPHHSDTIDSQATSGASINSTICEASIDPGSHETPESPFRKTQEHSRSSSSCSDRNVKLEVKSEPEAKPPPVRPQSKSLEESLANLQQASKGNGVCKELPSVSGAFNATNIMERPHQSQCKDRKRSPSTSQSLSSKDSHKKKHSRSKEKRRSRSRSRDRRRSRSKSKERQRSRSKERRRQRSRDRRCSSSSSSRERKTSGRRVSRERNDNRGRERRKKRSKERRRSRSFSRSRSRERRRTSKDKGDNRLKRQKSRSRSTSRERKRREDRSETSRRTERSSHKSAEPMSTELHEPTIGSVKSTTTVKTEKDARAHEYGTASFKPSIKQETRLVDITTYGLGSSRHSDQTRAVKESKEEVSLELLKLKKLKQEEPRPISAVKELKDLKKEEDLGLNLYGELDVEIATHGLGSSKHGDRTKTVKESKENVSLELLKPKKLKREEPLPISAVKELKDFKKEEELGLNLYGELDVEIATHGLGSSKHGDQTTTVKESKEDVSFELLKPKKIKEEEPQPISTVKELKDFKEEELGLNLYGELDGDITTHGLGSSKHSDQITTVKESKEEVSLELLKPKQFKQEEPWPISAVKELKDFKQEEELGLNCGELYGVKEMKNEEMMSLNIFSKESPNRNEINLKSVDLEKSLTGFQDEMQVQEMVEPKQNKIEQIWPDEDDSPSCRDNPLVISLDTPDIDAVNCKKEPTESYQSPLLEEDMELSPLQPPDPPIKQEPVMSSDEDISVDYLIDNLDFIKKEMSESSVADSTEDPKSTTPEAPTGNKQITETVAAGAKSKPQGKRVTWNLQEPVEPQSEKLSKLALFKLKLKQEGSRRSATSQQTSSQSPEDKRRYFEELQV is encoded by the exons ATGGATGAGGAGGACAGCCAGGATGAGCTGATCAACAGGAATGTCTCCCATGGAAAAGGAAAAAGACCTGCCATGTCCATCATCTCTGATGACG AGGACGACTCTGAAGATGAGGGGGAATCAGAGGAAGGAGAAACAGGCAGcgaggaagatgatgatgatgatgaagtgGAGGATGTCCTtgatggagaggaggaggaggaagatgatgagggtgaaagtgaaa ATGAGGACTCCGTCAGTGTCCTGGAAGGAGCTGCAGGGAATGTTCCTGTGGATGCAGCTGGCCTGAGCTCAGATGAGGACTCAGAGAAATGCCCCATCTGCCTGAACTCATTCCACGAGCAGCCCGTGGCCACACCGGAGTCTTGCGAACACTACTTCTGTCTGGACTGCATTCTGGAATGGTCAAAG aatgcCAACTCGTGTCCTGTGGACCGAATAGTCTTTAATAACATTCTCCTGAGAAAGTGCCATGGTGGGAAAGTTCAAAAAACA ATTGCAGTTAAGAAGCCTGTAAAACCTGGGGAGGAACAGGTGGACGTGGACCTGGATCAGACCAGCTGTGAAGTTTGCGGGGGTCGAGACCGTGAAGATCGTCTCCTGCTGTGTGATGGCTGTGATGCTGG GTATCACATGGAATGTCTCACACCGCCTCTGGATGCTGTACCTGTAGAGGAATGGTTCTGCCCAGAGTGCATCGCCAACAACCGCACATCAG GTTCTGAACAAATTAGTGAAGAGGAGAGCAGCTCTCTCCCCACCACCAGCCGTTCCCAGTCTAGACCAACCCGAGCTATCGCACGGACCCAGCAGAGTGAACGAGTTCGGGCCAACGTCAACAGACATCGTATCACACAGGCACGCACAGCAGCACAG CTTGCTCCCAGATATATGATGCAGTCCACATGGTTGGATGAGACCATCAATGCTGTAGTGGCCGGACTCAACACAGCCGTGTATGTGCGAGACTTGACTCCTCGCCCCAGACCCCGCCGGAGGAGAAAGACAG TTAAAAGAAGGAAAACCAAAAGCAAATCCTCAGCAGTCTCAGAGGggaaaacaacaaaaagcatGGGAGTGAGGAGAAGACGGAAACGCAAAGTGAGGAAGTCAAAATTGAGAAGAAAACTG GTCAAAAAGAAGGAAACGAATTCCAGAGGTCGTATTGCAAGGAATTTAGGGATTAAGAAGCCCAAGCCCGGTTCCATCATTCCCTCAGTTTATCGGCCTTCAGAGTACAGTTTAGGAAGTATGCGGGCAGAAATCGGTGCAGCCTCCCTCTCTGTTTACGGAGATCCCTTTGACCTAGACCCCTTTGACGATAG GGAGGATGAGATTCAAGTTCCAACACCATCCTCTGTTCTGGATGCCAAACGCCGTGGCCTCTCCCGTTCTGCCTTGCGGTCCCATCAGCCTGTGGCCAGACCCATATCTGCCGGCCTCTCCAG GCAAGGTGTGAGTATCCCACAGGTGGAAGCCCCTGTACCAGACCTGCTGGGGAGTATTCTCAGTGGTCAGAGCATGCTTCTCATGGACAGCTCTGATGTGGTCATCAACAGAGATGGTTCCCTCAAAGCAACCAAACCTG TGTCCCTGTCCTTGCCAAGGAACACTACCCCTAGAGAATCAAGCTCAGGGGAAACCGCAAACACACCAAACTCAGAAACGAGTCCCATCCACCCCTTTGAACAGCCTGGTCCTTCCTCTAGCCCATTAAGGAGGTCCACACCAGTACACAATTCTCATGGGTCCTGTTCCACACCACAGAATCCCACATCTCCACCCATACACTCTCCACTTCTTCCTCATTCTCACCCATCTCCTTTGGGACAGCCCCATTTGCATCCAGGTGCTCTTCACAGGCCCATCACCCTAAATCCACCAAGACCTGGAAATGGTCACTTGAGCACTAATGGGATTAGAGGTCAACCCCTCTCAAGGGTGTCAAATAGCTCTTCTGACTCTCCCCATCAAGACAAGGAGGGTACTGCCCGACAACCGCCTGTGAGAAAGCCCCCTCCAAAGCCTGTATGGGTGGATGTTTCTGTATTGCCAAGGATACCAAAAATTAAAAGGGACAGTACCTCCAGTGCAAATAGTAGCAGTGACAGCAGTAGCAGTACTTTGCCTGGGTCTTCAGCGACCAGCTTAGCAGGGAATACAGGTAGGGAACGTACCGTTGACCAGCAAGGAATGGGTACAAGTCAGCAAAACAGGACAGTGGATGCTCAGAGGCAAAGAGCAGACCGAACTGGTGCCTCTTCTTCATTTTCTAGCTCTTTCACCTCCACTACATCATCTTTCAGTGCCTCTGCAAACTCACGCCCGTCCTCCTCCTCCGTCAGTTTCCGTATAAACACGAGTGGAAACCCATGGCAAGCTCGGCGACTTCCTGCATCAGGAGGGACTCTGCCTGGGAATGATGAGGAATCATTAAAGAAGAGTAATAAAAGTAAACAGATACTGTtgtctttaaaaagaaaagtcaAAGAGGAGAAGTGTGAAGTCTATGACCCCTTTAACCCTACAGGGTCTGATTCATCTGATAATGAACCAGAAGGTGAGGGTCTTGATGTTGGCACTCAAAATACTGAGTCTCAGGTGGCAGTTGGAGTCAATGAGGATGCCTGTCATCAAATCAAGTCTGAGCCTATGAGTGAGGACTCAGATATGGAGAGAGACTCGGAAATGTGTGCAGAAGTTAAAACAGAACCAGATCCTTGCAGAGACGAACCGTGCAAACAATCACcacatcattcagacacaatCGACAGTCAGGCTACCTCAGGAGCTTCTATAAATTCTACTATATGCGAAGCTAGCATAGATCCTGGAAGTCATGAAACACCAGAAAGTCCATTTCGGAAAACTCAGGAGCACTCCAGATCAAGCTCATCATGCAGTGACAGAAACGTTAAATTGGAGGTGAAGTCTGAGCCTGAGGCTAAACCTCCACCCGTCAGGCCCCAATCAAAGTCCCTTGAAGAGTCTCTAGCAAATCTACAACAAGCTTCCAAAGGAAATGGGGTGTGTAAAGAGCTACCTTCAGTCAGTGGTGCCTTTAATGCTACTAACATAATGGAAAGACCTCACCAGTCCCAGTGCAAGGATAGGAAGCGGTCCCCATCAACCTCGCAAAGCCTTTCATCTAAAGACTCCCATAAAAAGAAGCACTCAAGGTCAAAAGAAAAGAGGAGGTCACGCTCAAGATCAAGAGACCGGCGGCGATCCCGTTCAAAATCAAAAGAGAGGCAGCGCTCAAGATCGAAAGAGAGAAGACGTCAACGGTCAAGAGACAGGAGGTGTTCCTCGAGTTCCAGCAGTAGAGAGAGGAAGACAAGTGGGAGAAGAGTGAGTCGTGAGAGGAATGACAACCGAGGGAGAGAAAGACGAAAGAAGAGATCAAAAGAAAGAAGGCGATCTCGTTCGTTCTCTAGATCTAGGTCCAGAGAAAGGAGGAGAACATCAAAGGATAAGGGTGACAATAGGTTAAAGAGACAAAAGTCAAGATCAAGATCAACGTCTAGAGAGCGGAAAAGGCGAGAGGATCGATCAGAGACCTCTCGGCGTACGGAAAGGAGCTCCCATAAGTCTGCAGAGCCCATGTCTACTGAGTTACATGAGCCCACTATTGGTTCAGTCAAGTCTACAACGACGGTGAAGACAGAGAAAGATGCAAGAGCACACGAATATGGGACTGCTTCATTTAAACCATCAATTAAACAAGAGACTCGGTTGGTTGACATCACAACTTATGGTCTTGGGTCATCAAGACATAGTGACCAGACTAGAGCAGTTAAAGAAAGCAAGGAAGAGGTTTCACTTGAGCTGCTTAAGCTCAAGAAGTTGAAACAAGAGGAACCTCGGCCCATTAGTGCTGTCAAGGAGTTGAAAGATCTCAAAAAGGAGGAGGATCTGGGTCTTAACTTGTATGGAGAATTAGATGTTGAGATCGCAACTCATGGTCTTGGGTCATCAAAACATGGTGACCGGACTAAAACAGTTAAAGAAAGCAAGGAAAATGTTTCACTTGAGCTGCTTAAGcccaaaaaattaaaacgaGAGGAACCTCTGCCCATTAGTGCTGTCAAGGAGTTGAAAGATTTCAAAAAGGAGGAGGAACTCGGACTTAACTTGTATGGAGAATTAGATGTTGAGATCGCAACTCATGGTCTTGGGTCATCAAAACATGGTGACCAGACTACAACAGTTAAAGAAAGCAAGGAAGATGTTTCCTTTGAGCTGCTTAagcccaaaaaaattaaagaagaGGAACCTCAGCCAATTAGCACTGTCAAGGAGTTGAAAGATTTCAAAGAGGAGGAACTCGGCCTTAACTTGTATGGAGAATTAGATGGTGACATCACAACTCATGGTCTTGGGTCATCAAAACATAGTGACCAGATTACAACAGTTAAAGAAAGCAAGGAAGAGGTTTCGCTTGAGCTGCTTAAGCCCAAACAGTTTAAACAAGAGGAACCTTGGCCCATTAGTGCTGTCAAGGAGTTGAAAGATTTCAAACAGGAGGAGGAACTCGGTCTTAACTGTGGAGAATTATATGGTGTTAAAGAGATGAAAAATGAAGAGATGATGTCTTTAAACATCTTCAGCAAGGAATCACCAAATCGTaatgaaattaatttgaaaagtgttgatttaGAAAAGAGCCTCACTGGCTTTCAGGATGAAATGCAAGTGCAAGAAATGGTTGAGccaaaacagaataaaattgAGCAAATATGGCCTGATGAAGATGATTCACCAAGCTGCCGTGACAACCCTCTTGTCATCAGTTTGGATACACCTGACATAGACGCCGTGAACTGTAAAAAGGAGCCCACTGAGTCATATCAGTCGCCACTTTTAGAGGAGGACATGGAGTTGTCCCCTCTCCAACCACCAGATCCCCCAATAAAACAAGAACCTGTTATGTCGTCCGATGAAGATATTAGCGTTGATTACTTGATTGATAATTTGGACTTCATTAAGAAAGAAATGAGTGAGAGCTCTGTGGCCGACTCAACAGAAGACCCCAAATCCACCACTCCAGAGGCTCCAACAGGGAATAAGCAAATTACTGAAACAGTTGCAGCTGGTGCAAAGTCTAAACCACAGGGCAAAAGAGTTACTTGGAATTTGCAGGAACCAGTAGAACCCCAGTCTGAGAAATTAAGCA AACTTGCTCTCTTCAAACTAAAACTCAAGCAAGAAGGGTCGCGAAGGTCTGCTACATCCCAACAAACCTCCAGTCAG TCTCcagaagacaaaagaagatattttgaagaacttcAAGTGTAA